One genomic window of Quercus lobata isolate SW786 chromosome 9, ValleyOak3.0 Primary Assembly, whole genome shotgun sequence includes the following:
- the LOC115961919 gene encoding receptor-like protein Cf-9, with protein MESWKQDIDCCLWDGVMCDNTSGDVIDHELSCSWLNGTIPSNSFLFHLPHLQHLNLAYNYFNHSPISFAFGQLSRLRYLNLSYSMFSGQVPYELSHLSKLASLDLSGYGNVSLETSVVKRLVQNLTKLRELHLDHVDMSSVSLSSFMNLSSSLTSLSLNNCLLRGRLLDHIFRLPNLRELRLADNPQLSWFFPMVISSKALRFLDVSYTIHDSGELPKSIGELKFFRHLIISGCNFYGPIPTWLGNLTQFTLLNLSANNFAGEIPLSLSNLKALSSLDIRSNNLSEILFGNNNFKGQIPSSLSYLKDLNFLGLKENNIRGKIPSFLTNLKKLTSVFLSYNQLSSFGEFQFSNSLEVLALSNNKLYGSIPKSLSNLANLSYLDISSNDLTGIVDIDMFSVRNTE; from the exons ATGGAGTCTTGGAAACAGGACATTGATTGTTGCTTATGGGATGGGGTTATGTGTGACAACACAAGTGGGGATGTGATTGACCATGAACTCAGTTGTAGCTGGCTTAATGGTACCATTCCCTCTAATAGTTTTCTATTTCATCTTCCTCACTTGCAACATCTCAACCTCGCTTACAACTACTTCAATCATTCACCAATTTCATTTGCGTTTGGCCAACTTTCTAGGTTGAGATATCTTAACCTTTCTTACTCTATGTTTTCTGGCCAAGTCCCATATGAGTTATCCCACCTCTCCAAATTGGCCTCATTGGACCTCTCTGGCTATGGAAATGTTAGCCTCGAAACATCAGTTGTCAAGAGACTTGTTCAAAATTTGACCAAGCTAAGGGAACTTCATCTTGATCATGTTGACATGTCCTCTGTTTCATTGAGTTCTTTCATGaatttgtcttcttctttgacATCCCTTTCTCTCAACAATTGTTTATTGCGTGGGAGGCTGCTTGATCACATTTTTCGCCTACCAAACCTACGTGAGCTTAGATTAGCGGATAATCCTCAACTCTCATGGTTTTTTCCTATGGTAATTTCAAGCAAGGCCCTAAGGTTTTTGGATGTCTCTTACACGATTCATGACTCAGGAGAATTACCAAAATCAATTGGCGAGCTAAAATTCTTTAGGCATTTGATTATAAGTGGATGCAATTTTTACGGGCCGATTCCTACATGGCTTGGTAACCTTACACAATTCACCCTTTTGAATTTATCAGCAAACAATTTTGCTGGTGAGATTCCATTATCGCTTTCAAATCTCAAGGCACTCTCCTCATTGGATATACGATCCAATAATCTTAGTG AgattttatttggaaataaCAACTTCAAGGGCCAAATCCCATCATCACTTTCATACTTGAAGGATCTCAATTTTCTTGGCCTCAAAGAAAACAACATTCGAGGTAAGATTCCGAGTTTTTTGACCAACCTTAAAAAACTCACCTCAGTTTTCTTGTCATACAACCAGCTCAGTAGTTTTGGTGAATTTCAGTTTAGCAATTCATTGGAGGTTCTAGCATTAAGTAATAACAAGCTTTATGGCTCTATTCCAAAGTCTCTCTCTAATCTTGCTAATCTTTCATATCTTGATATTTCATCAAATGACTTGACTGGCATTGTGGACATTGATATGTTCagtgttagaaatactgaatga